From Microlunatus capsulatus, a single genomic window includes:
- the rplA gene encoding 50S ribosomal protein L1 has protein sequence MKRSKVYNAVAEKIDGEKLYAPVEAMDFAKANTKAKFDETVDVSMRLGVDPRKADQMVRGTVNLPNGTGKTARVLVFATGDRAAAAEAAGADEVGSDELIEKVAGGYLDFDAVVATPDLMGKVGRLGRVLGPRGLMPNPKTGTVTVDVAKAVTDIKGGKIEFRVDRHANLHFIIGKASFSTEQLEQNYYAALDEILRLKPSASKGRYLKKITLSTTMGPGLPLDPNRTKPEAE, from the coding sequence ATGAAGCGCAGCAAGGTCTACAACGCCGTCGCCGAGAAGATCGACGGCGAGAAGCTCTACGCCCCGGTCGAGGCGATGGACTTCGCCAAGGCCAACACCAAGGCCAAGTTCGACGAGACGGTCGACGTCTCCATGCGGCTGGGTGTCGACCCCCGCAAGGCCGACCAGATGGTCCGCGGCACGGTCAACCTGCCCAACGGCACCGGCAAGACGGCGCGGGTCCTCGTCTTCGCGACCGGTGACCGCGCGGCGGCGGCCGAGGCGGCCGGGGCCGACGAGGTCGGCTCCGACGAGCTGATCGAGAAGGTGGCCGGCGGCTACCTCGACTTCGACGCCGTGGTCGCGACCCCGGACCTCATGGGCAAGGTCGGCCGGCTCGGCCGCGTCCTCGGCCCGCGCGGTCTGATGCCGAACCCGAAGACCGGCACCGTGACCGTCGACGTCGCCAAGGCCGTCACCGACATCAAGGGCGGCAAGATCGAGTTCCGGGTCGACCGGCACGCGAACCTGCACTTCATCATCGGCAAGGCGTCGTTCAGCACCGAGCAGCTGGAGCAGAACTACTACGCCGCCCTCGACGAGATCCTGCGGCTCAAGCCCAGCGCCTCGAAGGGCCGCTACCTGAAGAAGATCACCCTCTCGACCACGATGGGCCCGGGTCTGCCCCTGGACCCGAACCGGACCAAGCCCGAGGCGGAGTGA